The genomic region TACTGGATTGAATCAACCAGTTAGACCAATCAGATAAGGGTATTAGTCTAAAGAAAATCATTAGATTGGTTGACCTGGAAGCCGAGCAgttgaactaatttttttaatattttattaaattaaactagatTGATATATCAAACTGACACACCGATGACCTAATTGATTTGACCATTGGTTTGGTTCTGAAAACATTGGTCAAAGTATTTTATATTGACATATGTTAATTGTTGGATaatgaagatttataaaattaatgaaaacaaaatcaaatttaagtattttttgtataattaaactaGTGGTCAAGTCGATCAAGCCATCAGTTTGCCAGTTCGATTGGTCAgtctagtttaattaaataaaacattataaaaaatcagTTCAACTGCCCAGCTCCTAGGTCAATCAATCAATGGCTTTCTCCAAACTGGTACCTTTGTCGATTCCGGTCTAACCGATCAGACCGATTGATTCAgtcaaattcaagtttttatgattttttttataatttttataagtttatataattttaatgtttttattaatttttaataattttatgattttttataagtttataagAATGTTATacgtttttataaaattttagatattttttattaattctataattttttataatttattattttttataatatttataagtttatattaattgaatttttttccatttccttAAGGTTTTTTGACATATTAatctaaactaaataaatttgatatattattttacaaatttaactataaatattcgtgaatattaaaataaattttatatttttaatattttatattttataatttaaaataagttatttgtGCGTTGAGACCGAGTTTGATATTAGAAAATCTTTTTAGATCAAATAGTAGTTCAATGTGATCTACTTCTAGTTCAATGTGATCCACTTTTAGATTGAGTAGTAGTTGGCTCAAAAATCGGTATGAACCGGTTGAACTAGGCTAAAAAACTTATTGAAccatttttttatctatttttattttttaaaagttttttaatgATTAACCGAATCATCAATAGTCAAACAAATTAGACCAAATAATCAACTCAACAGGAAGTATGGTGTTTTCCTGGTGATATTAATAGAAAGCAATGGAGATAAGAGCATAAACCGATGCTCGCAAACCTACTCAAGCtagattcgaaaaaaattcagatttatttagataattactaaattatacTCGAGTTATTAATTTAGATGAATTCGAACAtcataatacttaattaaaacaacTTATGAATCTAATCAAAatcttcattttaatatattatattattacattaCATTTTACTCTTAATACATAAAATGAGtttaagttcaaatgaacttaatCTAACTCGAGCATCGATAACTAGCTTAATCAAGCTTAAACTTAAGTTGCCTGATTAAATCTCGAGCCaaactcaaacataaaaattgacATTTGATCAAATTTAAGCCGAATATCGAGCCTTGAATTTCTGAGTCAAGCTGGAGCTTGCTCCCAAAGAAAGTTATAGCCGAAAGTTTTCACAATGTAACACCAATTCTTTTTTCTCAAGAGTGCTCTACGGTAGGTGACCGAATGTTTTCCTCGCAAAAATGGTTCAAACTTCTTCAGCCTCCTTCGAGCACTACTCGTCGGCTAACATTGCTTACACCTATGCTCTATCAGCCTCCTTAGAGCACTACTCGTCGCCTAACATTGCTTAGACACCTATGCTCTATCAGGAATTGGTCGGAGTaacaaaatattcatcaaagtGAACTAAGGACAAAAACCAAACcgaattaacaaaaatatagatTACCACACAATCAATACAGAACTGTACAGAAAATCTACGGCAACGGTGTCTCGTGATGATGTTATTTCCGGACACAAACAAATGTTACCTACAATCTGCAAATCAATTCCGAAAAAATATTCCTCCATCTCTCAACTACAGGCCATTCCAAGGTATCAAGCTACAGTTGAATCCGGATCAGCATCTGATTTAACAACCAGATTCTTTTGGCGTCTTCTATCCTGAAATTTAACTTGGGATTGTCAAGCTACAGTTGCACCCAAAACCGGAAATTCTCCTACTGGACGATTTATCTAAAAGCAACAAATTACCATTTTCTACCcagtttttattaataaaagatgAGTTGATTGTGATTAACGGGTTATCGTATGTAAAGTATCAGAACCGAACCTCTCGAGGAACCGGATACTCCTCTGATTCGAGCATGCGAGCAACCTGGCTCATTTTTGGTCTTTTATCAGCATCGGTATCAACACATCTCAACGCAGCCAACAAAGCTCGTTTGAGAGCACTAGTTTGCGGTCTAGTCTCAATGTTAGGGTCTACTACGTCCTCGAAGCGTCTGAGTTGAACCATCATCTTTAGCCACTCAACCATATTTACCTGATAAATAACCGTACAACGGATATAATGATTGAAACATCTCATAAATGTAAAAgcctttataaaatatatgtcgATGAAGAAATGCTGTTCCTGTACCTCTGGCTGAGGGCGACCGTAATCTACCGGGTACCTTCCGGTAATTGCTTCTAAGAGCACAACACCAAAGCTATAAACATCACTCTTCTCGTTTAGGAGACCAGAGTTGGCATATTCTGGGGCAACATAACTGGGAAAAAAGAGACTGCATTAGCCGATGATTCTTTGCTTCTTAAGGATACAACTAAAAAGGGGAATGAATGAACTAGTGAACGTTGAAAAAGTCAAGGCAGATGATTGCAAAGGAATGCCATTGTTCTTACCCGAAGGTACCCATAACTCTAGTTGCAATATGACTTTTCCCATCGCCTAGCAATTTGGCCAGACCAAAATCGGATATCTTAGCATCAAAGTTCTCATCAATCAATATATTACTTGATTTTATGTCTCTATGTACAACTTTCGGTTCAATAGCCTCATGCAAATAAGCCAACCTGCAACATTTAGTTTTCGAGTGGCAAATGAGATTTAAAGCAAATGTAAGCATTAACCAACTGAGATTTAGTTAAAGGCAGACTTACGCCTTGGCAGTACCGAGAAGAATCTTTATACGAGCATCCCAAGTAAGATATCCCTTGTGACACATATCACCTCGGAGCCATTGCTCCAAATTCCCATTATTGACGTATTCATAGACCAACATCCTGGATTTCGtagcataaaatttacaaaaaaatcattaaagaaTTATTTCCTTAGTATGCAACAAGGATTATTATGAAGACATGGGCAGCCCCCTAAACTATGAAAATCTTAAGGGAGTACATAAAACAACATGGTACCTTTGAGTTCCCTCGATGCAGTACCCAAGAAGTCGAACTAAGTTCTTATGCCGCACGTGACCTATGGCTTCAACTTCCACCCTGAAATCCTTGTCAGCTTGTCCCCTAAAAATAACATAGAATCAGTATTGGATAACCTGACAAGTTACAGATTAATTTTACCATAGAAAAAAGCTTCGCTGCAACATACGGATTGTTAAGGAGCTTTTTGACGGCAACCGGGGTTCCATTAATCAGATTGCCTCTATAAACAACTCCATACCCACCATCACCGATAATATTATCCTTTGAAAACTGGTTAGTGGCAAGTTGTAGGTCTCTTAGAGTGAACCAATGACCCCACCCAAGGTGCGAAAATTCGGGCAGGCCGAACAAAGGTGAAGGATCAGTCAAAGGATGTGAAGTAGGTCTGTACGTGGAAACCGCACCCGTGCCTTCCCGTTCTCCTAGTTGAGGCCCTTTAACATCTTTCTCTAAATGATTAAAAGAATTCGATTGGCCACGATTATCTTCATTATCTAcattaaatcgaattttttcCGAACCTCTGTCACTAAGTTTATCATTAAGTGCATCCAGGCCACCGTTGTTTGCTGAAAATTGATCGACACTTATCTCTTTAATTACCTCTAAAATATAAGATTCTTGCCTTATAGGAAGCATGTCATTAGCCCTTCGGGATTTGTTTCGAAAACTAAGCCATAAAGATACGCCGAGGATAACTAAAAAAATCACTGCCAAGCAAATAACAATAAGCACCCACAACTGCAGACCAATGTATGTCCTCGACAAGGTTCTGTTCAGATCAGATGCCATTCTAACACCGAGAGACCTTAAAACAACACAATCTGCATCTAACAAcgaaaaacatcaaaatattgcatttattcaTCGTATTAATCAGtttatgaaagaaaaacaaCCAAGTTTTAGGgtaaaaaaacaaactaaaccCAATAAAGTAATCATATGCCAATATTGCAAACTGTTTAGGGTTAAAAGATCCCAGAATTGTCCCTGGTCACTAGCTCAGGTGGTAGAATTCTCCACCATGAATGACCTATATGCCATAAGACATGGGGTCGAGTCCAACCCTACACAAACTCCTCAGTTTCCATGGTTTCGCCTGTTCAGGCATTCGAAGATACTCTCATTCTATGAACCCACAAGGGCTTTCGGTGGAGTCGGGAGACAAAAACCTGTGAACAGTTCCCGACTTGTGTGATATACTCTTCCTATGAACCCTCAACAATATTGCTCATTGTTTCGAGTTAAAAACCCTCAACAAGACCGGTACTGTCCCCTCGCTAGCTCAAGCAGTAGAATCCTCCACCATGAATGACCTATATGTCATAAGTCATGGGGTCGAGTCCAATCCTACACCAACTCTTCAGTACCCTACACAAACTCTTCATGGTTTTGCTTGTTCGGGCATTCTGAGATACTCTCATTCTATGAACCCACAAGGGCTCTCGATGAAGTCGTGAGACAAAAACCCTAGTACAAAACCTATATTGTCTGATATAGTCCTCTTCCTATGAACACGTAGTGCTCTCAGTAGACACATTAAACAAGCTTAATAAGAAAATCAGACCTTGAACCAGAATCAAGTTTTCCCCAAAACAAAAGAACCCAATGATCATACAGCCATGgataaacaaaaaagaaaagcaaagaaacccttaacttttttcttttcaaatgataaactaatatcaaaatcaaatttccaacataTACTCTTTACATTTAACAAATCATCACACATACAGAACCAGATACCGAATTCCAGGCATCATTCAACAGAATCAATCAATATTAAATGCCACTAAACCCAATTCAAAAAAGGAGCAAAATCTAACACAACAAACCTCGTTGAGCAATGGGTTTGTGGCAAAGTTCACGAATCTGGGTGTTCTACAAAGAAGAAAGGCTTAAACCCCATGGGAAGTACATTAAAAAAGGCTAGAAAAAAACAGGGCGCTGCTGTATTTTCAGAAATGGGTTTTGGGGGTATTGAATGATAAAAAGGAATATCCGAATATAAGGGGAGTTTGTTTAGAGGTAGGTGATGAAGAAAGACATTATGAAACTGGAATTGAAGCTGCTTAAAAACAACAATCAGAATAGGTagctttttctctcttttgctgtttctttcttcaattgtatctatacatatatatagaaatatttctatttctttgttgGTCTTGAAAGCGACATAGTATCTGAAATTTAACACAGAATAGTTatataaattaacaattaaaaaaactGTAGTTTTTATCAGTCAAATAAAAACTTGAACTtttgaaataaagaagaagaacaaagagtaagatattttagtaattaattttaggttaaaatatgcattaagcccttatactttttgaaaatgtaaaatttagatcctatattttattttcaagaatttagtcactctactttttagtttttcaaaatttaagtccaaTTATTGAcacaatttttttgttaaatttaggtttattacaagtcattttttaattatatgactATTAagtgagttttattttaaaatatcacatcaataaatttaataaaaacattttaatagtgttaatagCTAGactgaattttataaattaaaaataaaaggactaaattcttataaataaaagcactaagattaaattccaaattttcaaaaaatatatataaccttTGAAGGGATGAGAATTATCTAAGTATTTGATAAGAATTCTTATCACTCTTTTAAATAAGTGTTCACAGTTCAgtaattaacttcaaaaagttatgaaatgatcattaaattatttaaaaaaatttatttaaatcactggGCTGTTAAAATCGTTATTGTATGACTTTCTTTGTTCGCATCGTCTATAGCaatcgaaagttttcatttccctccttttctataattcaatttttttcacgAATCTGCGAACCAAagtttaaacaacttttgtcTTTGATCTTTGACACTGACCGTCAAATTGACTTGGATCTAAAATATATTCTACTCATTGATAGGTACTGATCCATCGTACAGATCATTGAATCCTCGTTTTAAGCTTGTTAACTTGACTTTTAAAAAACCAacttaataatcaaattatttaaataatcaaattacttaaataaacactctcaaataattcaataacttaaataaaattttagaataattctGTGAACAtgtctttacttttttttttttaattaataactaaaatgaaaatttattaatgtgCTGCCCACAAgaaagatgttgaaacaagacaAGAAATCGAAAATACATGATTAATGAGCTGTCTACCTCTTAACAAACAACAAATTTTTGTGttcaaaatcataaatacataGTCTAATGTCAAtgaattttatgagtttatttttggtgaaaaaattcaacattttaccTACTTACCTATCTTTACTTTATTAAATGTGACGAATACTCCTGTCAGGCTCGAAGGTTGATGCGAAATTTAGAAAGATTtttgtagaaatattaaattcaaaaagtagatttaaacaaaaaaattagatcTGTTTAAAATATAGGTCGAGCTCGGGTTTGAATATTCAAGGCCCAAGCTTAGCCCAactcatttttaagtttataatactttatattatgttatctTTATATAtgatgtaatttataacacattaaaaaaataaattttatattaaatttataacactactataatgtaaacttatattaaatattaaaataaaaataatataaaaattttaaaataatataagtgGGTTTAAAATAGGCTTTGGTTAATCTTTTACAAATATGGGCAAGTTTgggataaaattttaagctcatattTCGGGTCAGGCCAGAATCTATTAAACATAAAGcatattaatatcatacttagACCCGACCTGTCCCAGCCCATGAACATCTCTAACTACGACACAATTCACACGAGATTATCGAAAGTCGTAAAAAACAATGAACCatattcgaaaaaaaattctaaattatatTCGATCGACACTCACTCCACCAATATCTACATAAAATAAACccaatattcttttattaaaactccaatcaaataagtaaataataaattttaaacgcGTGCAAATTTGTGgaatgaaaaaatcaaaattgaggaaaatgataaaatcacaATATTTTGTGTCGGTGCGGTTTtaccataaataatttaaatcacgtgtttttttttacttaaaaaaaatagaaatcaaactTCAGacgttgttgtttttttatttttatttttattttttaaagttataatattaatgGATTCATGCCCCCAAGATTTGTACCACATATATGCGATGGGACCCAAATTTGGCATTAGGTCAAATCCACAAGACCAGATCAGAAATGGTACTCTACTATTATAGTCAccatatttatttgatattaaatttaaaagtacaaaattatattttttatcggtacataaattataaatttatatataaaaagttgatTGAGTCTTGGTTCGATTGGTATAAGTATTGTTGCTAATGTAAGAGGATATAAGTTTGACTATACTGAAACGCATTGtcttcttatttatgggttggagagGGATTATAGATAATTCTagacattatattaaaaaaaattttcaagccATGTTATCCGGGGCATCCTAATAGCCAAAGGAAAATACAAGGGGCAAACAGGGCCCCTAtttcccaaaaaaataaaaatttacaattttaacctcttataaattatcaaagtgGTGGTAATGGAAGTAATAGCAGACGGACCTCTCAACAGAAGGTAACGGAGGCACCCCCACTCCGTGAGTCATTCAAGGTAACATGGGGACAATATCTTCTATCGAGGAGTCCATCAACTCCTAAGTGAACGATGACTTCTCTCGAAGGAGAATCTAACCTCCCCTCAACATAAATATTaactctattaaaatttaaaatataatccatctaataataaaacaacttaCCAAACTCATCAGATGCAAACTCATAAATAGAAGAATATCACGCTGTATTGCACTCGAATCTACATCCTATACAATCGAGTTAAAactcgattttttttcaaattcatccCACTAGGAAGGAAGTTGAAATGCTGCAATCTCCAAACATGTATGATATgcatattatatttaaataatattcttatttttggtGTTCTTTTCTTGTGGAATACttccttttgatttttctttaaggaatatttcctttatttcatatcatagaaatataaatatacataatttcagATTAGTTAGCCGCCAATTCCTAACAAATTGCATGATGAAGGTCCCCATTCCCACTAACATTAAGCTAATTTAATATGATGATAAATCAATAAGCTGATTTGGAAGTTGAATGTCGACAACAAAAGCACTTCCAATGTCTCCATTTGATCACATTTTGGGGCTCTTTTAATGTTAAATAGAGAGATGTCTTAGATTCTTTTAATGAATCATGAGATGGGTAATcagtatgttttttttttttttgaaagggcATATTTATTACTGTATTAAtgcaaatttatataatttttaaagggttaaattataaactttctGTTTTTAAAGggatcaaatataaattttaaattttaagagggATCAAAATGAAATTTCGCTCTTAGATTGAcataaatttttggtttttttaaaggGATTAAGGAAGTAAATTTTCATTTCGGGCCTACCCCTTAATGTCGTCCtttgataatattaaatttgtccAGGCGTTAGGCGATCCATTTGATTCGGCAGGGTCGGCTAATGTTGGATGAAGCTTGAGAAAAGATTTTTAACTCCAATTGGCTCGATCcagcaaaaattaatattaaataatttcaaatatatatatttaaatttaattataaaatatattaatagtattatattatatgagtattgttgCCAAgaatgtgggttcgagtgcgttaaaacgtattatcctcttatttaataCCTACCGAACTCCGCCATTGaccttattatttttaactaaccaaaaactctcgaatcaaatttaaattttttttcaaatcgaattatgccaacacatttaaataaatatcaaaaagaGAATGACAGTAGGACACTTCACCGAATTAAAGGCTGAAATACTGAATCTAAACTACAAAAATATGAAGATAGCATTCGCTGCATTAAGAAATAGGGTTTATTGATAAATTGCCCCTCGACAATACTCCAATTCTTAGATTAGTTCTTCAATTAGTTTTTCGTTAGGAGTGGTGAATAAactattagttttatttttaatgaaataaagaaataatattttgaaaaaaaatcaacttaatatattTCAAGCGTTAAGTAGTTATctatttaattatcatattctaatatttttttggtaaaaaattatattaaggtcttatttgataaaatatgagaaaaatttaatgaactaaaattaatattttcatcattttaatttttaaatatatttaataactcATGATGAAATTTATTAGATAGAAATTTTTCAGTAAAAAGTACGGGAAACGATAAATATATAGGAAcctacttatcacttaataattaataaataaatgttgaaaattttcaatggttTATCAAACACACCTTAACGtcgaaaaattaagtattaaatttaagttataaaatatgtttggtatatttCTTCAAATTGAATACGGAATATGATTAGATTACTTGATaaatgtaacttttaaaatttgaaaggtaaaatgtttaaacttaaagtaaataaaattgttagaaTTGAGTGACTGAATccttgtttaaataaaatacaatgataaaatacaataaaagtaaaatccatatagaactacacatcttttattttattatataataaggtttttaaaccttatcaaacttaatttatttgatattgattagaataaggtgtttcaatattactacactcctattagaatatggttttataagcctataaatagacatagtctactcctcttgtattCATTCGAATTCggcatagtgaattttcttcatCTCTGCCAATGCttttttttctcgaaagggtttccacgtaaaaacctgtgggttctttattttttctttctcttttttttgcgatatattgtcattaccgacattctatttttaaaaactgGTATCGGAGCTTTCAGGTTGTTCATCTAAATCACGGTAATGAcatctttgaagtatgaaatttcgctGTTGGATGGCAACACCAGATTCGcattgtggcagataaagatgcggACAGTTATTGCATAGATGAACTTAGTGGAAGCcctgctaggggtagataagatgctttcgacattgacggaggaagagaagaagcgcaatGATAGAAAGGCGTTAACGCAGTTGCAtttgcatttgtctaacgaaattttgtaggatgtgatgaaggagaagaccgccgctggattatggaagaggctggaataaatatgtatgttgaaaactctaaccagcaagctgcatatgaagcagcgcccttatgctcatcgtttggaggaaggtgcgtctgtgcacgaacacttaatagtgtttaaagaaattctatcaaacttggaggccatagaggttcagtatgataaagaagatctagggttgattctaatTTGTTCGTTGCAactgtcttattcaacctttagagacacaaTTTTacgcgagtctctcacagttgatgaggtttatgattctttaacctcgtatgataagatgaaacatcttgtggttaaaaccgaCTCTCAGGGGGAAtgtctcattgttcgtgggagacaatATTTGAATGCTGATGAAGATCGTGGAAGGACATAGGAAAGGAATAAtcgcggtaaatctaagggtagatcgaaatcttcaaacagaggtaaaacttttaacttctgcaagaaaaaagaacacattaaatctgagCGTTATAAGCTACGGAACAATATCAAAATGGAGGttgcgaatcaaaatggaaaacaaccagaaattttcagtgaagctgatgttgtaaAAGACTACAGCGATgttgaacttctagtcgcttctgtcaacaattctaaagtgagtgAGTGGTGGATCATTGATTCAGCCTGCACCTTCTACATGAGCTCCAATcgagatt from Gossypium raimondii isolate GPD5lz chromosome 1, ASM2569854v1, whole genome shotgun sequence harbors:
- the LOC105775467 gene encoding probable receptor-like protein kinase At5g18500, which translates into the protein MASDLNRTLSRTYIGLQLWVLIVICLAVIFLVILGVSLWLSFRNKSRRANDMLPIRQESYILEVIKEISVDQFSANNGGLDALNDKLSDRGSEKIRFNVDNEDNRGQSNSFNHLEKDVKGPQLGEREGTGAVSTYRPTSHPLTDPSPLFGLPEFSHLGWGHWFTLRDLQLATNQFSKDNIIGDGGYGVVYRGNLINGTPVAVKKLLNNPGQADKDFRVEVEAIGHVRHKNLVRLLGYCIEGTQRMLVYEYVNNGNLEQWLRGDMCHKGYLTWDARIKILLGTAKALAYLHEAIEPKVVHRDIKSSNILIDENFDAKISDFGLAKLLGDGKSHIATRVMGTFGYVAPEYANSGLLNEKSDVYSFGVVLLEAITGRYPVDYGRPQPEVNMVEWLKMMVQLRRFEDVVDPNIETRPQTSALKRALLAALRCVDTDADKRPKMSQVARMLESEEYPVPREDRRRQKNLVVKSDADPDSTVA